From one Salvelinus alpinus chromosome 14, SLU_Salpinus.1, whole genome shotgun sequence genomic stretch:
- the LOC139538210 gene encoding CMRF35-like molecule 3, with protein MTTKIWINLIILCLLKAASSLSGPSEVKSAVGETVHISCQYHPFNRDKVKFWCRGYYWYFCTVIIRSNQPKHLTGDVQILDDKTLGLFTVSMKGATAEDSGWYWCAIERASSPLAFRLRLTVSEWLVSRLKTGTTKQYDKTSTSPTTLTTSRSTPCTTQTTSLISATSNSTSVTVSLDRDDPVWKVWRVLRWMLFLFLCLFLVLFSIRCHR; from the exons ATGACTACCAAGATTTGGATCAATCTCATCATCTTATGTTTATTAAAAG CAGCCTCATCCCTCTCCGGACCCTCAGAGGTGAAGAGTGCAGTTGGTGAAACAGTCCACATCTCCTGCCAGTATCACCCGTTCAACAGGGACAAGGTCAAATTCTGGTGCAGGGGTTATTACTGGTACTTCTGCACAGTTATCATTCGATCTAATCAACCTAAACATCTGACCGGTGATGTTCAGATATTGGACGATAAAACCCTTGGGTTATTCACAGTCAGTATGAAAGGAGCAACAGCTGAGGACAGTGGCTGGTACTGGTGTGCAATTGAAAGAGCCAGCAGTCCTTTGGCGTTTCGTCTTCGCCTGACTGTCTCTGAGT GGCTTGTATCTCGGCTCAAAACAGGAACCACAAAACAGTACGACAAGACCTCAACTTCCCCAACAACGTTGACAACATCACGGTCCACACCTTGTACGACTCAAACAACAAGTCTCATATCTGCTACAAGCAATTCAACAAG TGTGACAGTGTCCTTGGATCGAGATGATCCGGTGTGGAAAGTATGGAGAGTACTGCGCTGGATgctcttcctcttcctgtgtcTGTTCCTTGTTCTCTTCAGTATACGATGCCATCGCTGA